The following proteins are co-located in the Halanaerobiaceae bacterium ANBcell28 genome:
- a CDS encoding DNA polymerase IV, producing the protein MSLNIMHIDMDAFFASVEQIDKPDLKGKPVIVGGTLLDKRGVVSAASYEARKYGVHSAMPIVKAKKLCPNGIFLPGNHQRYREMSKIIFNIFMKYTPLVEGISIDEAFLDLSGCHRLFGDSRTIGKKIKEEIKKETGLIASVGLASNKFLAKLSSDLDKPDGFFVIEENKVAEILDPLPVSKIWGVGKKTEKILKARGIETIARLKELSIIDLETLLGKTGKKLYHLSRGIDNRVVNVSNEIKSISHEETYSDNLTDRRLIYASLMKMTAKVSRRLRKNDLSGFTVFIKVRYNDFTTKSRSISLKVNTNSTDIIYQTARKLLEKDKLLDKPVRLLGIGVSNIKNNDKKQLSLFEDNIKKDELSKIIDNLKDRFGDSSIKRARNLENKL; encoded by the coding sequence ATGTCTCTAAATATTATGCATATTGATATGGACGCTTTTTTTGCATCTGTAGAACAAATAGATAAGCCTGATCTTAAAGGTAAACCTGTTATTGTAGGAGGTACTTTACTTGATAAGAGGGGCGTTGTATCTGCTGCTTCATATGAAGCTAGAAAGTATGGCGTCCATTCTGCTATGCCTATAGTAAAAGCTAAGAAGCTTTGTCCTAATGGCATTTTTTTGCCTGGAAATCATCAACGATATCGGGAAATGTCTAAGATAATATTTAATATATTCATGAAATACACACCTCTTGTAGAGGGTATATCAATTGATGAAGCTTTTCTAGATTTATCTGGCTGTCATCGCTTATTTGGTGATTCAAGAACAATTGGTAAAAAAATTAAAGAAGAGATAAAGAAAGAAACTGGATTGATTGCATCAGTTGGACTAGCTAGCAATAAATTTCTTGCTAAGTTATCATCTGATTTAGATAAACCAGATGGTTTTTTTGTTATTGAAGAGAATAAAGTAGCTGAAATTCTTGATCCCTTACCTGTCAGTAAAATATGGGGTGTGGGTAAGAAGACAGAAAAAATATTAAAAGCAAGAGGAATAGAAACAATTGCTCGACTAAAAGAATTGAGTATAATTGATCTAGAGACTTTATTAGGTAAAACAGGAAAAAAACTCTATCATCTCTCGAGAGGGATAGATAATAGAGTGGTAAACGTTAGTAATGAGATTAAATCAATTAGTCATGAAGAGACATATTCAGATAATTTAACTGATAGAAGATTGATCTATGCTAGTCTAATGAAAATGACAGCAAAAGTTTCTAGACGATTGAGAAAAAATGATCTTAGTGGATTTACTGTATTTATAAAAGTACGTTATAACGATTTTACTACCAAAAGTAGAAGTATTAGCTTAAAGGTAAATACTAATAGTACTGATATTATTTATCAAACTGCTAGGAAATTATTAGAAAAGGATAAGTTATTAGATAAACCTGTAAGGTTACTAGGTATAGGAGTAAGCAATATAAAAAATAATGATAAAAAGCAGTTATCTTTGTTTGAAGATAACATAAAAAAGGATGAATTAAGTAAAATCATTGATAATCTAAAAGATCGTTTTGGAGACAGTAGCATAAAAAGAGCAAGAAATTTAGAAAATAAACTTTAA
- a CDS encoding D-alanine--D-alanine ligase family protein, which translates to MEKLKIGLIFGGRSEEHEISIMSARSIYSVIDRNKYEIKPFAISKNGYCLDSEESLKVLENQNISVLIKDELLSLASSFKPIIESNIDLAFPILHGPFGEDGRLQGMLEILDIPYVGTGVLSSAVGMDKAIMKNLFANNNIPQGRYKIVYKYDINDIKKLQKEVKSDIAWPCFIKPANMGSSIGITKVNKAEELGLALEEAFKYDYKAVVEEYIPGREVECSVLGNTNIQVSLPGEIKSNNDFYDYKAKYQDNSTELIIPANLSDKVINDIKTISREAFRAVDAHGFARVDFFITKKDEVLVNEVNTIPGFTRYSMYPKLWEVSGLPYKNLIDRLIELALEWNEIIKT; encoded by the coding sequence ATGGAAAAACTTAAAATTGGATTGATTTTTGGTGGAAGGTCAGAGGAACATGAGATATCTATAATGTCAGCAAGATCAATATATTCTGTGATAGATAGAAACAAATATGAAATAAAACCTTTTGCTATTTCTAAAAATGGTTATTGCTTAGATTCTGAAGAATCTTTGAAAGTTTTAGAAAACCAAAATATATCAGTACTTATAAAAGATGAATTGCTCTCTTTGGCGAGTTCTTTTAAGCCTATAATTGAATCAAATATAGATTTAGCTTTTCCGATATTGCATGGTCCTTTTGGTGAAGATGGAAGATTACAGGGTATGTTGGAAATCTTAGATATTCCATATGTGGGAACGGGAGTATTGAGTTCTGCTGTAGGTATGGATAAGGCTATAATGAAAAATTTATTTGCAAATAACAACATACCGCAAGGACGATATAAAATAGTTTACAAATATGATATTAACGATATAAAAAAGTTACAAAAAGAAGTGAAAAGTGATATAGCTTGGCCTTGCTTTATAAAACCTGCAAATATGGGTTCAAGTATTGGTATTACAAAAGTAAATAAAGCAGAAGAGTTGGGATTAGCCTTAGAAGAAGCGTTTAAATATGACTATAAGGCAGTAGTTGAAGAATATATTCCTGGAAGAGAAGTGGAATGTTCAGTTTTAGGAAATACAAATATCCAGGTATCATTGCCTGGAGAAATTAAATCTAACAATGATTTTTATGATTATAAAGCAAAATATCAAGATAATTCTACTGAATTAATAATTCCAGCTAATTTGAGTGATAAAGTAATAAATGATATAAAAACAATAAGCCGGGAAGCTTTTAGAGCTGTAGATGCTCATGGATTTGCAAGAGTTGATTTTTTTATTACTAAAAAAGACGAAGTCTTAGTAAATGAGGTAAATACTATACCAGGTTTTACTCGCTATAGTATGTATCCTAAATTATGGGAAGTTAGTGGTTTACCATATAAAAATTTAATCGATAGATTAATTGAACTTGCATTGGAGTGGAACGAAATTATAAAAACTTAA